A single window of Rubripirellula lacrimiformis DNA harbors:
- a CDS encoding RNA polymerase sigma factor codes for MPPIPETTDSAPSMLTRSDQSLVRMVRDGDEHAASQLYDRYARRVLGLVDAKLGSKLRVSTEPEDIVQSVFRSMFRGVQTGNYDAPPGKTLWNLLAIIAVSKLRDQANRHSAQCRDASRNVRLSEDSQNLEINNDSLEFLKLCLRETLETLRPLDREVLTLRIQGHSIDEISQSISRSHRTVERMLQKSRQRLADMLLSDD; via the coding sequence ATGCCACCGATTCCAGAAACGACCGATTCCGCGCCTTCGATGCTGACGCGTTCAGATCAATCGTTGGTTCGGATGGTTCGTGATGGTGACGAACATGCGGCCAGTCAGTTGTATGATCGTTATGCCCGGCGGGTGCTCGGTTTGGTCGATGCAAAGTTGGGCTCGAAGTTACGGGTTAGCACGGAACCGGAAGACATCGTTCAATCAGTTTTTCGCAGTATGTTTCGCGGTGTACAGACCGGGAACTACGATGCCCCGCCCGGAAAGACGCTTTGGAACTTGTTGGCGATCATCGCGGTCAGCAAGTTGCGCGATCAGGCCAATCGCCATTCGGCGCAGTGCCGCGACGCAAGTCGCAATGTTCGGCTGAGCGAGGATTCTCAGAATCTGGAGATCAACAATGATTCGCTGGAGTTTCTGAAGCTCTGTCTCCGCGAGACTTTGGAAACGCTTCGCCCGCTTGATCGCGAAGTCTTGACGTTACGGATTCAAGGGCACAGCATCGACGAGATCAGTCAATCGATTTCACGCAGCCATCGGACGGTGGAGCGGATGCTGCAAAAGAGTCGGCAACGTTTGGCGGACATGCTTTTAAGCGACGATTAG
- a CDS encoding protein kinase family protein: protein MLQTSRIMIDVDSLDDDAETTIDQFESNWTADGDFAVQTLLDRHRDEDRLAVLTELIRIDIDLRNENRVPFSLDSYTGLYPELLHHPHRMLAIAFEDFRSRRRCGLEIDVSRWGELPGIEHEPWFRDSFARHVDSVGSSNANLHAVRLDQEVEAGLLEIGFHIVKQIGEGAFSQVFLATQGHLADRYVVLKIYQKSLSEPESMALMQHTNIVPIYSCHQVGAMSVICMPYAGRTTLEDVFRSAFSNSVVRNGENLVSAVRDRVSPAKGQATESDSLLVQAVSESVSPANHSSDQPLGGGSGSVAWGQSHQGRYDDGASLDWAGSGNASARTAPSSPASEEQSVMSPLDQLRSFTSNELTTYLFERLTSALSHAHARGILHGDIKPANVLIRNDGEPALLDFNLSHRVNDERPRHAGGTLPYMAPEDLRSMLGHSPIAEVSSDIYAMGMMMYQFATNRFAFPPPRTAEPKDIEQAIAGRNAEVQWAAGDQVDGGLRLIIEKALAFDPIDRYQSSEQMHRDLLSHSHGLPLVHCREPIRIRARKWLVRYPALTSGAAVGLMFLALLVPLAGTAVVYRQRADHAAITKQIARFQAESNDSLAKMMADPTQRNDETVVSGLDPLIEVGAFSGNAVTDRRLGSLAADAKATFLDGLLRHAVMVGFFESDRLAVQLNDGPLDSEALIRLDQLIRIAEQASTPGNSRATLYLKAQRSRLAGDQKASDRFRSQARKISPKSDTERFLEAVRLMKKENWEEANDIFTALADHGTIPPELRWTSLARAQFSQRDYSAAAISFTQSLERAPESSRLWLLRGLCYLQLSQGERAVEDFTAAIKFNPSNWKALTNRGLVSMNRGNPASAVEDFTEAAKHAPDRGHILLLRSRAYRKLGNTAAADDDLAEVMKSDKLSARSLLSRAQAQMESDPEAALQDLLQAAQFDPNSATVLASTASLLALELHRDEEAIEYLDRLILMQPENERARIDRAVLLSRVGRYDEAITDMNLAIESPNAARTLYQAACVCALQPQKTWHIRGLTYLAQAIQQGYQADHLATDSDLDSLRALPGLQSISRTYWLANRLNNVSPNSQPLLP from the coding sequence ATGCTCCAGACTAGCCGTATCATGATCGACGTCGATTCGCTCGATGATGACGCTGAAACGACAATCGATCAGTTTGAATCGAACTGGACCGCTGATGGTGACTTCGCGGTCCAGACGCTATTGGATAGGCATCGAGACGAGGATCGGTTAGCGGTGCTGACCGAGTTGATTCGAATCGATATCGACCTGCGGAATGAAAACCGGGTTCCCTTTTCGCTAGACAGCTACACCGGTCTGTATCCGGAATTGCTGCATCATCCACATCGGATGTTGGCGATTGCGTTTGAAGACTTTCGGTCGCGCCGTCGCTGTGGCCTAGAGATTGACGTGTCACGCTGGGGGGAACTTCCGGGGATCGAACATGAACCGTGGTTTCGCGATTCGTTTGCGCGGCATGTCGATTCGGTTGGTTCATCGAATGCCAATCTGCACGCGGTGAGGCTGGATCAAGAGGTCGAAGCCGGTCTGCTGGAGATCGGATTTCACATTGTCAAACAGATTGGTGAAGGTGCGTTCAGTCAGGTTTTTCTAGCGACCCAGGGGCATTTAGCGGATCGCTACGTGGTGCTGAAGATCTACCAAAAATCGCTCAGCGAGCCAGAGAGCATGGCGCTGATGCAGCACACCAACATCGTGCCGATCTATTCCTGTCACCAAGTCGGTGCCATGTCAGTGATCTGCATGCCGTACGCGGGCCGAACCACCCTGGAAGATGTGTTTCGATCGGCCTTCAGCAACAGTGTCGTTCGCAACGGCGAGAACCTGGTATCCGCCGTGCGTGATCGAGTCAGTCCTGCGAAGGGGCAGGCCACTGAATCGGACAGTTTGCTCGTCCAAGCCGTTAGCGAATCTGTAAGTCCTGCAAATCATTCCAGCGATCAACCCTTGGGGGGTGGTTCGGGTTCCGTGGCTTGGGGGCAGAGTCACCAGGGCCGCTACGACGATGGCGCATCGCTGGATTGGGCGGGATCGGGGAATGCATCGGCCAGGACGGCGCCGTCCAGCCCTGCGTCGGAAGAACAGTCGGTGATGAGCCCCCTGGATCAGCTTCGTTCATTCACGAGCAACGAACTGACCACGTACTTGTTCGAACGGCTGACTTCGGCCCTGTCGCACGCTCATGCTCGCGGGATCCTGCACGGGGACATCAAGCCCGCCAACGTGTTGATTCGCAATGATGGCGAGCCGGCCTTGCTGGACTTCAATCTGTCGCACCGCGTCAATGATGAACGCCCGCGGCACGCAGGTGGGACTTTGCCGTACATGGCTCCGGAGGATCTGCGGTCCATGTTGGGGCATTCGCCGATCGCCGAGGTGTCGTCTGACATCTATGCGATGGGAATGATGATGTATCAGTTCGCAACCAACCGCTTTGCCTTCCCACCCCCGCGGACCGCCGAACCCAAGGATATCGAACAGGCGATCGCCGGGCGAAATGCCGAAGTCCAGTGGGCTGCCGGCGACCAAGTCGACGGCGGCCTGCGATTGATCATCGAGAAGGCATTGGCGTTTGATCCGATCGATCGGTATCAGTCTAGCGAGCAGATGCATCGCGATCTGCTGTCGCATTCCCATGGACTGCCCTTGGTGCACTGTCGCGAACCGATTCGAATCCGCGCCCGCAAATGGTTGGTTCGCTATCCCGCGTTGACCTCCGGTGCAGCCGTCGGTTTGATGTTCTTGGCCCTGTTGGTGCCTTTGGCCGGGACTGCGGTCGTGTACCGCCAACGAGCCGATCACGCGGCGATTACCAAACAAATTGCTCGATTCCAAGCTGAATCAAACGACAGTTTGGCGAAAATGATGGCCGATCCGACCCAGCGAAACGATGAAACGGTCGTCAGCGGTCTGGACCCCTTGATCGAAGTCGGTGCGTTCAGTGGGAATGCGGTGACCGATCGGCGTTTAGGATCGTTAGCGGCCGACGCAAAGGCGACCTTCCTGGATGGGCTACTGCGTCATGCTGTGATGGTAGGGTTCTTCGAATCCGATCGATTGGCAGTGCAGTTGAATGACGGTCCCTTGGATAGCGAGGCGTTGATCCGTTTGGATCAATTGATCAGGATTGCCGAACAAGCCAGCACGCCTGGGAATTCACGGGCGACGCTGTACTTGAAGGCCCAAAGGTCTCGTTTGGCCGGCGACCAGAAAGCATCCGATCGGTTCCGCAGCCAGGCCCGGAAAATTTCGCCCAAGTCAGACACCGAACGTTTCCTGGAAGCGGTGCGGTTGATGAAGAAAGAAAATTGGGAAGAAGCCAATGACATTTTTACGGCGCTGGCTGACCACGGGACAATTCCGCCGGAACTTCGCTGGACCAGTTTAGCGCGTGCTCAATTCAGCCAACGTGACTATTCCGCAGCTGCCATCTCTTTCACCCAGTCGCTGGAACGGGCTCCGGAATCATCGCGACTTTGGTTGCTGCGAGGCCTCTGTTATCTGCAGTTGTCGCAGGGGGAACGAGCCGTCGAAGACTTCACCGCAGCGATCAAGTTCAACCCTAGCAACTGGAAGGCGTTGACCAATCGCGGCTTGGTTTCGATGAACCGTGGCAACCCTGCCAGTGCGGTCGAAGATTTTACCGAGGCGGCCAAGCACGCACCCGATCGCGGCCACATTCTGTTGCTGCGTAGCCGGGCCTATCGCAAGCTGGGCAACACGGCCGCAGCCGATGACGACTTGGCCGAGGTGATGAAGTCCGACAAACTGTCGGCACGTTCATTGTTGTCACGCGCCCAAGCACAAATGGAATCGGACCCCGAGGCCGCACTGCAGGATCTGTTGCAGGCGGCTCAGTTTGATCCCAACTCGGCGACCGTGTTGGCGAGCACCGCGTCTCTGTTGGCCTTGGAACTTCATCGTGATGAAGAAGCGATTGAATATCTAGATCGCTTGATCTTGATGCAGCCCGAAAACGAACGCGCTCGGATCGATCGTGCCGTGTTGCTATCGCGAGTCGGTCGATACGACGAGGCGATCACGGATATGAATCTGGCGATCGAATCGCCCAACGCTGCACGCACTTTGTACCAAGCCGCCTGTGTCTGCGCTCTGCAGCCTCAGAAGACTTGGCACATCCGTGGGCTGACCTATTTGGCTCAAGCGATCCAGCAAGGATACCAAGCTGATCATCTTGCAACCGATTCGGACCTGGACTCGCTTCGTGCTCTTCCGGGACTGCAGTCGATTAGTCGTACGTATTGGTTGGCCAACCGCCTGAACAATGTCAGCCCCAATTCACAGCCCCTCCTCCCTTAG
- a CDS encoding matrixin family metalloprotease has translation MKRSTRRTKNQRTSLETLEARDLLAAFGTPWPEARDLSISFPADEVAIGEYENDIRQTLDAADQQQWQELALRAYQTWAIHADINVGLRNDFDVSFGAAGLMNQDPRFGEFRIGAFPQDGLMANSLPFQVAAGTYSGDLLLNSNQDYRLYDWPDSVAPDLSTWDEGQRDLFSVLLHEAGNTLGVDDNQMEWSVMFGQYTTPKGVLAPEDIGEIQQLYGMRSDPYESVTNDQLATATIIPIPIGFAPASETIRTRGSIASANDVDHFRFSPVPGSNSVTIRLNAEGISLLESQIEVTLADGTVVAQSMAASVFENDHQVELTGLGVGSDLFVKVTAADSDSLYSIGDYVLELDYRDAAVQSQDIVPGDYQSGADSLYSGFDLLDLETDVSTTASAIEIDAHDSIDERFEIQSSVGSASDVDVWKVVAPSTSQQRLIVSLAGVGSGSPDLDLYVVDDQGQSVGTTARLRPDGTWTVEVNQPTAGQEYFIRVSVDPGSAVEVGNYVAVAEFVSPPAQMNDLISGDVDATVDEFFRWTASKSKLFRFDFSAFGAAAGDGARLRIYDAHTHEIRLVIGAQNDMTRTGMAWLQQGDYVLRFTAFSADDQSVAPIQFTLTCDGISDDQDETGYDPDNDPDYDPYTYEYTYHDYGYYYSNYEYYYDWDYYYQYDGDPNYAHYYE, from the coding sequence ATGAAACGTTCGACGCGTCGCACGAAAAACCAACGCACTTCGCTGGAGACACTGGAGGCCCGCGACTTGCTGGCAGCCTTCGGAACACCCTGGCCCGAGGCTCGCGATCTATCTATCAGTTTCCCTGCTGATGAAGTCGCGATCGGCGAATACGAAAATGACATCCGTCAGACCCTGGATGCCGCCGATCAGCAGCAATGGCAAGAATTGGCATTGCGCGCCTATCAGACCTGGGCGATCCATGCGGACATCAATGTCGGACTGCGAAACGATTTCGACGTTTCGTTTGGTGCTGCAGGCTTGATGAATCAAGATCCGCGATTTGGCGAGTTTCGCATTGGTGCGTTTCCGCAAGACGGATTGATGGCCAATTCGCTGCCGTTCCAGGTGGCCGCAGGAACCTACTCGGGTGATTTGCTGCTGAATTCGAATCAGGACTATCGTCTGTACGATTGGCCCGATTCGGTTGCCCCTGACCTGTCGACCTGGGACGAAGGACAGCGAGACCTGTTCAGCGTCCTGCTGCACGAAGCCGGCAATACGCTTGGCGTGGACGACAACCAGATGGAATGGTCGGTGATGTTCGGCCAGTACACGACGCCCAAAGGCGTCTTGGCCCCGGAAGACATCGGCGAAATCCAACAACTGTACGGGATGCGCAGTGACCCCTACGAATCGGTCACCAACGATCAATTGGCGACCGCCACGATCATCCCCATCCCGATCGGTTTTGCGCCGGCATCAGAAACGATTCGCACGCGCGGTAGTATCGCGTCGGCCAACGATGTGGACCACTTCCGATTCTCCCCGGTCCCCGGTTCCAATTCGGTCACGATTCGATTGAATGCGGAAGGGATCAGTTTGCTAGAGTCGCAGATAGAGGTCACCTTGGCGGACGGCACGGTGGTTGCCCAAAGCATGGCCGCCAGCGTGTTTGAAAACGATCATCAGGTCGAATTGACGGGGCTTGGTGTCGGATCGGATCTGTTCGTGAAAGTGACTGCTGCGGATTCCGATAGTCTCTATTCAATCGGTGACTACGTTCTGGAACTGGACTATCGCGACGCTGCTGTGCAAAGTCAGGACATCGTTCCAGGCGACTACCAATCAGGCGCCGATTCGCTGTACTCGGGGTTTGATCTGCTAGATCTCGAAACGGATGTTTCGACGACCGCATCGGCGATCGAAATCGATGCACACGATTCAATCGATGAACGATTCGAAATCCAATCTTCGGTAGGGTCAGCTTCCGATGTGGATGTGTGGAAGGTCGTGGCGCCGTCCACATCGCAACAGCGTTTGATCGTTAGTTTGGCCGGTGTCGGAAGTGGATCGCCCGACTTGGACCTGTACGTCGTTGACGATCAGGGTCAGTCGGTAGGGACTACGGCGCGACTTCGTCCGGATGGAACATGGACAGTCGAAGTCAACCAACCGACCGCAGGACAGGAGTACTTTATCCGTGTCAGCGTCGATCCGGGCTCGGCGGTCGAAGTCGGCAACTATGTCGCGGTCGCTGAATTTGTGTCACCGCCGGCGCAGATGAATGATTTGATTTCCGGTGATGTTGACGCAACGGTCGATGAATTTTTCCGCTGGACTGCTTCGAAGTCCAAGTTGTTCCGATTCGATTTCAGTGCATTTGGTGCTGCGGCCGGTGACGGCGCTCGACTGCGGATTTACGACGCCCATACGCACGAAATTCGTCTGGTCATCGGCGCTCAAAACGACATGACACGCACCGGAATGGCTTGGTTGCAGCAGGGCGACTACGTGCTTCGCTTCACCGCCTTTTCGGCTGATGATCAATCGGTCGCACCGATTCAGTTCACGCTGACTTGTGACGGCATCTCGGACGATCAAGACGAAACGGGATACGACCCCGACAATGATCCCGATTACGATCCGTACACGTACGAATACACTTACCACGACTACGGGTACTACTATTCGAACTACGAGTACTACTACGACTGGGACTATTACTACCAGTACGACGGCGATCCGAACTACGCGCACTACTACGAGTAG
- a CDS encoding tetratricopeptide repeat-containing sulfotransferase family protein codes for MPTSISFSPATLNLLLDEAVGAVPGTLPDARQKMINDGLRRSRSQRPDENSLVAAAIIDLISDVKGVGNVSKVRLADIESDSALTCHVAGLCAIASQDLADAQRLLDRAVRIDPNRIACWTLLGRLASEFNQPELAVKYHQRAIVISDCGGESDLELARIHAQNGRLKDAIHTLRVALMSDRNHPAINRALAQLLRRRAMMLGRQNKRLARHKILEERLQCLQAANRAAPRSDSYLRQGRLESRLEHFEQSRVSFQRALDLDPKSEQAITHLASANVDDGKIPEAIDQFQQALKLNPNHAVTHFRYTRAKRFTNDEETGRYIDQLRERLEVADLPARDRIFLHFAVAKVFDDIGKYDDAWLHYDIANRLKPGHHATIATPSTHRRPADGATGQSSAGRSAPPQTSVTESDPQSKTNSKHNPLQKIADDAMRFFTREFFANNGKLGVVRPDLTPIFVIGMPRSGTTLTEQILTSHPSIAGAGELKAVNQMRRTIEHEVRLANPELPKSATGYPDALMHLPSFELQRLANQYLDILSPFCNTETFVTDKMPTNFMHLGLLSLLFPNAKFVHCKRDPMDVLVSCFCQNLNPPFCDLETLAGYFRRYQKMMVHFESVLPIAIHSVQYEQTVTEPESTARQLIQYCGLDWDPACLSFHENSRSVRTPSKWQVRQPMYTSSIGKWKRFEKHLQTVADLVATTD; via the coding sequence ATGCCGACGTCCATTTCTTTTAGCCCCGCTACTTTGAATCTGCTATTGGACGAAGCCGTGGGGGCCGTGCCGGGGACCCTGCCCGACGCGCGGCAAAAGATGATCAACGATGGTTTGCGTCGATCACGAAGCCAGCGTCCAGACGAAAATTCCCTGGTGGCTGCTGCCATCATCGATTTGATCAGCGACGTGAAGGGCGTTGGGAACGTTTCGAAGGTGCGATTAGCGGACATCGAAAGTGATTCGGCTCTGACCTGTCATGTCGCAGGACTGTGCGCGATTGCTTCCCAGGATCTTGCCGACGCTCAGCGACTTCTGGACCGCGCTGTCCGAATTGATCCCAATCGAATCGCATGCTGGACGCTGTTGGGGCGATTGGCCAGCGAGTTTAACCAACCCGAATTAGCAGTGAAGTACCATCAGCGTGCCATTGTGATCAGCGATTGCGGTGGCGAGTCGGATCTTGAATTGGCTCGAATCCATGCGCAAAACGGCCGGCTAAAGGATGCCATTCACACGCTGCGAGTTGCCTTGATGAGCGATCGGAATCATCCGGCGATCAACCGCGCTCTGGCCCAATTGCTGAGGCGGCGGGCCATGATGTTGGGACGCCAGAACAAGCGACTGGCACGTCACAAAATTTTGGAAGAACGGCTTCAGTGCCTGCAGGCGGCCAATCGCGCAGCCCCCCGAAGCGATAGCTATCTTCGACAAGGGCGTTTGGAATCGCGGTTAGAACATTTCGAGCAGTCGCGAGTTTCGTTCCAACGTGCACTCGATTTGGATCCGAAGTCCGAGCAGGCAATCACTCACCTGGCCAGCGCCAATGTGGATGATGGAAAGATCCCCGAGGCGATTGATCAGTTCCAGCAAGCATTGAAACTGAATCCGAACCATGCCGTGACCCATTTTCGCTACACGCGGGCAAAGCGGTTTACGAACGACGAGGAAACGGGTCGCTACATCGATCAACTTCGCGAACGCCTAGAGGTCGCAGACCTTCCCGCCCGAGATCGCATCTTTTTGCACTTCGCTGTGGCTAAGGTGTTTGACGACATCGGTAAGTATGACGACGCGTGGCTGCACTACGATATCGCCAACCGCTTGAAACCTGGACATCACGCGACCATCGCGACTCCCTCTACCCATCGGCGTCCGGCGGACGGTGCGACAGGGCAATCTTCGGCCGGGCGGTCTGCCCCGCCGCAAACTTCCGTCACCGAATCGGATCCGCAGTCAAAGACAAATTCCAAGCACAATCCGCTGCAGAAGATCGCCGATGACGCGATGCGGTTTTTCACGAGGGAATTCTTCGCCAACAATGGCAAGCTAGGAGTTGTCCGTCCTGACTTGACGCCGATCTTTGTCATCGGCATGCCGCGTTCAGGTACGACATTGACCGAGCAGATATTGACCAGCCATCCGTCGATCGCGGGCGCTGGTGAATTGAAGGCGGTCAATCAGATGCGGCGCACGATCGAACATGAAGTTCGTCTGGCAAACCCGGAACTGCCGAAATCGGCGACCGGCTATCCGGATGCATTGATGCACCTTCCGAGCTTCGAACTGCAGCGGTTGGCCAATCAATACCTCGACATTCTGTCACCGTTTTGCAATACCGAAACTTTTGTGACCGATAAGATGCCGACGAACTTCATGCATCTAGGACTGCTGTCACTGTTGTTTCCGAACGCCAAATTCGTGCATTGCAAACGCGACCCGATGGATGTTTTGGTTTCCTGCTTTTGCCAAAACCTGAATCCGCCGTTCTGTGACTTGGAAACATTAGCTGGGTATTTTCGCCGATACCAAAAGATGATGGTTCACTTCGAAAGTGTGCTTCCCATTGCGATCCACAGTGTCCAGTACGAACAGACCGTGACGGAACCCGAGTCAACCGCGCGGCAGTTGATCCAGTACTGTGGCCTGGACTGGGATCCGGCCTGTTTGTCGTTTCACGAAAACAGTCGCTCGGTTCGCACGCCTAGCAAATGGCAGGTGCGTCAACCGATGTACACGTCATCGATCGGCAAATGGAAGCGATTCGAAAAGCACCTGCAAACGGTAGCTGATTTAGTAGCGACAACCGATTGA
- a CDS encoding aldose epimerase family protein codes for MKSFVFAVGLAFALAGPARAQMIVSDFDSIKLYTLVNKSDMRVTITNYGAIVTSISVPDRDGKLGDVTLGYNRVEDYINAVDKPYFGAIVGRYGNRIAKGKFSIDGTEYSLATNNNTNHLHGGVIGFDKVVWDANPIHGKGYRGLELSYLAKDMEEGYPGNLQIKVTYKLTDANELSVHYHATTDKATPINLTQHTYFNLKGEGEGTILDHELMLNAKTYTPVDESLIPTGDIPSVTGTPFDFTDSKAIGRDVEQDDQQLKFGLGYDHNFVIDKPLGEMGLAATVFEPTTGRVMEITTTEPGIQFYCGNFLDGRLKGKSGKTYEHRGGFCLETQHYPDSPNQPNFPSAILEPGDTYDTTTIFKFSTRK; via the coding sequence ATGAAGAGTTTCGTTTTCGCAGTTGGCTTGGCATTCGCACTTGCCGGTCCAGCCCGCGCCCAAATGATCGTCAGCGATTTTGATTCGATCAAGCTGTACACGCTGGTCAACAAGTCCGACATGAGGGTGACGATCACGAACTACGGGGCGATCGTGACATCGATCTCGGTCCCGGATCGAGACGGAAAACTGGGCGATGTGACACTTGGCTACAACCGCGTCGAAGACTACATCAACGCAGTCGACAAACCCTACTTTGGCGCCATCGTTGGCCGTTATGGCAACCGCATCGCCAAAGGCAAGTTTTCGATCGACGGCACCGAGTACTCGCTGGCCACCAACAACAACACCAACCATTTGCACGGCGGTGTGATCGGATTCGACAAAGTCGTTTGGGATGCGAACCCCATCCATGGCAAAGGCTACCGAGGACTGGAGCTTTCGTATTTGGCCAAAGACATGGAAGAAGGCTATCCAGGAAACCTACAGATCAAGGTCACCTACAAGTTGACGGACGCAAACGAATTGTCCGTCCACTATCACGCCACGACGGACAAGGCGACTCCCATCAACCTAACCCAACACACCTATTTCAACCTGAAAGGCGAAGGGGAGGGGACCATCCTGGATCACGAACTGATGCTGAACGCCAAAACCTACACACCGGTTGATGAAAGCCTGATCCCCACTGGCGACATCCCCAGCGTGACTGGAACACCGTTTGATTTCACTGATTCCAAAGCAATCGGCCGTGACGTTGAACAAGACGACCAACAACTGAAGTTTGGTCTCGGCTATGACCACAATTTCGTCATCGACAAACCGCTAGGCGAAATGGGATTGGCGGCAACCGTGTTCGAACCGACCACCGGACGCGTGATGGAAATCACCACGACCGAACCTGGAATCCAGTTCTATTGCGGAAACTTTCTGGACGGGCGATTGAAGGGCAAATCCGGCAAAACCTACGAACACCGTGGCGGGTTCTGTCTGGAAACTCAACACTACCCCGACAGTCCGAATCAGCCCAACTTTCCGTCCGCCATTCTAGAACCGGGCGACACCTACGACACGACTACGATCTTCAAATTTTCCACGCGAAAATGA
- a CDS encoding OprO/OprP family phosphate-selective porin: MANTKRAVRRALMLLLSISGAASPFTVIATATADESSLAQAMMLPEFDTAGQVVPVRYSSALWANNLADQAAEEGTPDENVGQSNADDDSADDDDADQDDKYAALSKQFAELEKKLEKIEGAVDDVAGDKSIVHSGSSNSTMKISGRVHADAWGFDTEDDPAPSFMDGGDPQNRLGFRRLRFGVSGKVKDNMLYKIEAEFAGGSNVEFRDAYLGWTDLPVLRTVLLGNQKRPYGLDHLNSSRYNVFMERPFVIEAINQDARRLGLASYGVSENQRWNWRYGVYNQRNVQSLGNYIDDHLQLEVTGRLANTIWYDEVSGGRGYAHWAISGSHADSTTNATNEARFRTRPEARSSARWIDTGRIDGADYFDLMGLEGVVNVGRVQVVGEYQSLWQSRDQGFNDTRFDGGYVYASYFLTGEHMPWDRESGTLGRVKPFQNFWLVDKCDGCRDAGWGAWQVAVRYSHADFNDEDILGGVGDSWTFGMNWHWNANARMQFNYIAGEIEDRDAGSGPESGRYNIFGTRFMIDF; encoded by the coding sequence ATGGCGAATACAAAACGTGCGGTACGCCGCGCGCTGATGCTACTGCTAAGCATCTCGGGAGCAGCGTCACCTTTCACGGTGATCGCTACCGCGACGGCCGACGAAAGTTCGTTGGCGCAAGCGATGATGTTGCCAGAGTTCGATACCGCCGGACAAGTCGTGCCCGTGCGATACTCATCTGCACTGTGGGCGAACAACCTGGCCGACCAAGCCGCTGAAGAAGGCACGCCGGACGAAAACGTCGGCCAATCAAACGCCGATGACGATTCAGCCGACGATGATGACGCGGACCAGGACGACAAGTACGCCGCTTTGTCAAAGCAGTTCGCTGAACTGGAAAAGAAGCTAGAGAAGATCGAAGGAGCCGTTGACGACGTTGCCGGCGACAAGTCGATCGTGCATAGCGGCAGCAGCAATTCGACCATGAAGATCAGCGGGCGAGTCCACGCTGACGCATGGGGCTTCGACACCGAAGATGACCCAGCCCCGTCGTTCATGGACGGCGGCGACCCTCAGAACCGTCTTGGCTTCCGTCGATTGCGTTTCGGCGTGTCGGGGAAGGTCAAAGACAACATGCTGTACAAGATCGAGGCCGAGTTCGCCGGCGGTAGCAACGTCGAGTTTCGTGATGCCTATTTAGGCTGGACCGACTTGCCAGTTCTACGCACCGTGCTGCTGGGGAACCAGAAACGACCCTACGGTTTGGACCACCTGAACAGTTCACGTTACAACGTGTTCATGGAACGCCCGTTCGTGATCGAAGCGATCAACCAGGACGCTAGACGTCTCGGACTGGCATCCTATGGCGTTTCGGAGAACCAACGGTGGAACTGGCGATACGGCGTTTACAACCAACGCAATGTTCAGTCGCTGGGCAACTACATCGATGACCATTTGCAATTGGAAGTCACCGGCCGCCTTGCCAACACAATCTGGTACGACGAAGTCAGCGGCGGACGCGGGTACGCCCACTGGGCGATCTCTGGTAGCCACGCCGATTCGACGACCAACGCAACCAACGAAGCCCGATTCCGAACTCGCCCCGAGGCGCGATCATCCGCTCGTTGGATCGACACCGGGCGAATCGATGGCGCTGACTACTTTGACCTGATGGGCTTGGAAGGTGTCGTCAATGTGGGCCGCGTCCAAGTCGTGGGCGAATACCAAAGCCTTTGGCAAAGTCGGGACCAAGGATTCAACGACACACGCTTCGATGGCGGGTACGTCTACGCCAGCTATTTCCTGACCGGCGAACACATGCCCTGGGATCGGGAATCCGGAACTCTGGGACGCGTCAAACCGTTTCAAAACTTCTGGTTGGTCGACAAGTGCGACGGATGCCGGGATGCGGGCTGGGGAGCCTGGCAGGTTGCTGTGCGGTACTCTCATGCAGACTTTAATGACGAAGACATTCTTGGCGGAGTTGGTGACTCTTGGACCTTTGGCATGAATTGGCACTGGAACGCCAACGCACGCATGCAGTTCAACTACATCGCCGGTGAAATCGAAGACCGCGACGCTGGCAGTGGTCCCGAATCAGGCCGCTACAACATCTTTGGCACTCGATTCATGATCGATTTCTAG